From the genome of Deinococcus sp. JMULE3, one region includes:
- a CDS encoding S8 family serine peptidase, protein MTHHFGKAGLLVAALALTACDQLNLSGLGVQDRTVALGLRAQQDVTVPFTGSWRITEYPTWVRVSRSAGTGAIALSVAAVRQDATPVTADQAQLSGVIKVAWTTGNGATAKNGAATWVVTAQQYELTGRVTQPVAVTGTDVVTSVPGPAAVTPEARGVIVKYRAGLSAQRLGASGALGPEARSIERLRAAGLSVRRHAPLGERSATLDVADVPGALAALRADPDVEYAVPNAVLRTQAMNTQALAQPVTPTDQFAPLQWAYPLLGYGAVWRDMETGAYSRAVTVAVIDTGVRFDHPDLAGALWGPGEGAMDVITDTTNGDGDGADTDPTDPSVPGRTTGSHGTHVTGIVAARWGENSGVCAGCSPSGVVGAAYKANVKVLPVRVIDATGNATEADVSRGIRYAAGLPVTIDGVTYRTPHAAQVINLSLGGAISAADAQPMCEAIAEARAAGSLVIAAAGNGYGTAPYYPAACDGAVAVGSVTLSGASAPMHSAFSNAYPQVQLAAPGGADPGSGATFNGGTFNGAAFPDMILSTSWNYSKNVPIYEAEVGTSQASPQVAALAALLLSKGVTSGPDDTLARLRGTATDLGAAGRDDRFGFGMINAAAALNAPQVSSGLGVRVQSSRGLSFQPALDSTGAFRAFLGEGTYRVVAGSDVNGNGVFGESGETSDERSATLSEAAPRVALGDLSPR, encoded by the coding sequence ATGACTCATCACTTCGGGAAGGCGGGACTGCTCGTGGCGGCGCTGGCCCTGACGGCCTGCGATCAGTTGAACCTGAGCGGTCTGGGCGTTCAGGACCGCACGGTGGCGCTGGGGCTGCGCGCGCAGCAGGACGTGACGGTGCCGTTCACGGGCAGCTGGCGGATCACGGAGTACCCGACGTGGGTGCGGGTGTCGCGCTCGGCGGGCACCGGGGCGATCGCGCTGTCGGTCGCGGCAGTCCGGCAGGACGCGACGCCGGTGACGGCAGATCAGGCGCAGCTGAGCGGCGTGATCAAGGTCGCGTGGACGACCGGGAACGGCGCGACCGCGAAGAACGGCGCGGCGACGTGGGTGGTGACGGCGCAGCAGTACGAACTGACCGGGCGCGTGACCCAGCCGGTCGCCGTGACCGGAACGGACGTCGTCACGAGCGTGCCTGGCCCGGCGGCGGTCACGCCGGAAGCGCGGGGCGTGATCGTGAAGTACCGCGCGGGCCTGAGTGCCCAGAGGCTCGGGGCGTCCGGCGCACTGGGGCCCGAGGCCCGGAGCATCGAGCGGCTGCGCGCGGCGGGCCTGAGCGTGCGGCGGCACGCGCCGCTGGGCGAGAGGAGTGCCACGCTGGACGTCGCGGACGTGCCGGGCGCACTGGCAGCGCTGCGGGCCGACCCGGACGTGGAGTACGCCGTGCCGAACGCTGTGCTGCGCACCCAGGCAATGAACACACAGGCGCTCGCGCAGCCGGTCACGCCGACCGATCAGTTCGCGCCGCTGCAGTGGGCGTACCCGCTGCTGGGGTACGGCGCGGTGTGGCGCGACATGGAGACCGGCGCGTACAGCCGCGCGGTGACGGTCGCGGTGATCGATACCGGCGTGCGCTTCGATCACCCGGATCTCGCGGGGGCGCTGTGGGGGCCGGGCGAGGGCGCCATGGACGTCATCACGGACACGACCAACGGCGACGGGGACGGCGCGGACACCGATCCGACCGATCCGTCCGTGCCGGGGCGCACGACCGGCAGTCACGGCACGCACGTCACCGGGATCGTCGCGGCCCGCTGGGGCGAGAACAGCGGCGTGTGCGCCGGGTGCAGTCCCAGCGGCGTGGTGGGCGCCGCCTACAAGGCGAACGTGAAGGTGCTGCCAGTCCGGGTGATCGACGCGACCGGGAACGCGACCGAAGCGGACGTCTCGCGGGGCATCCGCTACGCGGCGGGGCTGCCGGTCACGATCGACGGCGTGACGTACCGCACGCCGCACGCCGCGCAGGTGATCAACCTGAGTCTGGGCGGCGCGATCAGCGCGGCGGACGCGCAACCCATGTGCGAGGCGATCGCGGAGGCCCGCGCGGCGGGGTCGCTGGTGATCGCGGCGGCCGGGAACGGGTACGGCACGGCGCCGTACTACCCGGCGGCGTGTGACGGGGCGGTGGCGGTGGGCAGCGTGACCCTGTCGGGCGCGAGCGCGCCGATGCACTCGGCGTTCAGCAACGCGTACCCGCAGGTGCAGCTGGCCGCGCCCGGCGGGGCGGACCCTGGCAGCGGCGCGACCTTCAACGGTGGGACGTTCAACGGGGCGGCGTTCCCGGACATGATCCTGTCCACCAGCTGGAATTACAGCAAGAACGTCCCCATCTACGAGGCGGAGGTCGGGACGAGTCAGGCGAGTCCGCAGGTGGCGGCGCTGGCGGCGCTGCTGCTCAGCAAGGGCGTCACGAGCGGGCCGGACGATACACTGGCGCGCCTGCGCGGCACCGCGACGGACCTGGGCGCGGCGGGCCGTGACGACCGCTTCGGCTTCGGGATGATCAATGCGGCGGCGGCGCTGAACGCCCCGCAGGTGAGCAGCGGCCTGGGCGTGCGCGTGCAGAGCAGCCGCGGCCTGAGCTTCCAGCCGGCACTGGACAGCACCGGGGCGTTCCGGGCGTTCCTGGGCGAGGGCACGTACCGGGTCGTGGCGGGGTCGGACGTGAACGGCAACGGCGTGTTCGGCGAGAGTGGCGAGACGAGCGACGAGCGCAGCGCGACCCTCTCGGAGGCGGCGCCGCGCGTGGCGCTGGGCGACCTCAGCCCCCGCTGA
- a CDS encoding peptidoglycan bridge formation glycyltransferase FemA/FemB family protein, which yields MRLNLVETTDPRVYDDAVRNLPITSALQGWGYGEARRQLGQTPARYLIQQEGRTVGALQLIRKRLVPGFSTLYAPRGPALESLDLLPGVADAVRRVARPTDALLKIEPPVPFLAAEGVALPEAYGPFRRADTEQPEHTIVADLTRSEDELFAGLHSMARRNVRTAQKLGVVAGRDDDFDAFWEIFTATNERAQLGAFPREYYETMLREGNAHGGEAYIVLSRYQGRALAGGFFLAMGKGTYYLFGGSVRDDRVNEDGSPLKDAKAPDAFYWNAMLDAKQRGYELFDFWGIPRVLDESKHSYGVFKMKLKFSEQRVWYPAYDLNLNPAAPAIVKALRWRKTQNNLRKRGSADDVL from the coding sequence GTGCGCCTGAACCTCGTCGAAACCACCGATCCGCGCGTCTACGACGACGCCGTGCGGAACCTGCCCATCACCAGCGCCCTGCAGGGCTGGGGCTACGGCGAGGCCAGGCGGCAGCTGGGTCAGACGCCGGCCCGCTACCTGATCCAGCAGGAGGGCCGCACCGTCGGCGCGCTGCAACTGATCCGCAAACGGCTCGTGCCGGGCTTCAGCACCCTGTACGCCCCGCGCGGCCCCGCCCTGGAGAGCCTGGACCTGCTGCCGGGCGTGGCCGACGCCGTCCGGCGCGTGGCACGCCCCACCGACGCCCTGCTGAAGATCGAACCGCCCGTGCCGTTCCTGGCCGCCGAGGGCGTCGCCCTGCCCGAGGCGTACGGCCCGTTCCGCCGCGCGGACACCGAGCAGCCGGAACACACCATCGTCGCGGACCTGACCCGCAGCGAGGACGAACTCTTCGCGGGCCTGCACTCCATGGCCCGCCGGAACGTCCGCACCGCGCAGAAACTCGGCGTGGTCGCCGGACGGGACGACGACTTCGACGCGTTCTGGGAGATCTTCACTGCCACCAACGAACGCGCCCAGCTGGGGGCCTTCCCCCGCGAGTACTACGAGACCATGCTGCGCGAGGGGAACGCCCACGGCGGCGAGGCGTACATCGTCCTGTCCCGCTACCAGGGCCGCGCGCTGGCCGGAGGTTTCTTCCTGGCGATGGGCAAGGGCACGTACTACCTGTTCGGCGGCAGCGTCCGCGACGACCGCGTGAACGAGGACGGCAGCCCCCTGAAAGACGCCAAGGCCCCCGACGCCTTCTACTGGAACGCCATGCTGGACGCGAAACAGCGCGGCTACGAACTGTTCGACTTCTGGGGCATCCCACGCGTCCTGGACGAGAGCAAACACTCGTACGGGGTGTTCAAGATGAAACTGAAGTTCAGCGAGCAGCGCGTCTGGTACCCCGCGTACGACCTGAACCTGAACCCCGCCGCGCCCGCCATCGTGAAGGCGCTGCGCTGGCGCAAGACGCAGAACAACCTCCGCAAGCGCGGCAGCGCCGACGACGTGCTGTAA